From a single Pirellulaceae bacterium genomic region:
- a CDS encoding sensor histidine kinase, producing MLSFSPAGIMRWPPWTIGLVVVGIVLTTEYIVMLIIPRVLPEGTPDWLDALVDSVLLSLIVSPVMWWAIVGPLKNLNQVRERFIAAVLTSQEEDRRLIARELHDSTGQSLTLLVTSLRSWPPPISDEQRQRLSDLSQIAQQTLKEIKDLTQLIRPSLLDDLGLAAAMERVTTTVQRHHPIVVHFDAKQMEGRRLDGNVETALFRIFQEAVNNAVKHSGASDLWIELSLTIGRVTLEIIDNGRGISRSASSSSTFTGMGIVGMQERANQLGGKLTIVTGKQGTRVSVSFSVEAGQ from the coding sequence ATGCTTTCATTCTCACCAGCAGGAATCATGCGCTGGCCGCCATGGACAATCGGATTGGTGGTTGTCGGAATCGTCTTGACAACAGAGTACATTGTCATGCTGATCATTCCGCGTGTTCTACCGGAGGGCACTCCTGATTGGTTGGACGCGCTGGTGGATTCAGTGCTACTTTCGTTGATCGTTTCACCTGTTATGTGGTGGGCAATTGTTGGCCCGCTCAAAAACCTAAACCAAGTACGCGAGCGGTTTATCGCTGCCGTCCTGACTTCGCAGGAAGAAGATCGGCGACTCATCGCCCGAGAATTGCACGATAGTACAGGACAATCGCTAACGCTGCTGGTGACCAGCTTGCGTTCATGGCCGCCACCGATTTCTGATGAACAGCGGCAGCGTCTCAGCGATCTGTCGCAGATCGCGCAGCAGACTTTAAAGGAAATAAAAGACCTGACGCAGCTTATTCGTCCGAGTCTCCTGGATGATTTGGGACTAGCGGCAGCTATGGAGCGAGTCACGACGACCGTTCAACGACATCATCCAATAGTGGTCCACTTTGATGCAAAACAAATGGAGGGGCGTCGCTTGGATGGGAATGTGGAAACAGCCTTGTTTCGCATTTTCCAAGAGGCCGTGAACAACGCAGTAAAACACTCAGGAGCTAGTGACCTTTGGATCGAACTGAGCCTGACGATAGGTCGAGTCACGCTGGAGATCATCGACAATGGTAGAGGCATTTCGCGAAGCGCGAGTTCATCGAGCACATTCACAGGTATGGGGATCGTCGGCATGCAAGAAAGAGCTAATCAGCTGGGAGGGAAATTGACCATCGTCACAGGCAAGCAAGGAACACGTGTGTCCGTATCGTTCTCCGTAGAGGCCGGACAATGA
- a CDS encoding response regulator transcription factor: MSKLRVMLVDDHTVLRAGLRLIINSQADMEVVAEANNCSDAVTQAVAHQPDVMILDVTLPGGASLPIIGEIMERGVRTYVLMLTMHDDAAYVRAALAAGATSYVVKTIREQDLLQAIRDTSRGRMVVDLDDEELNASVFRSLLQPGTRRGYATRLSARESEVLRLLGQGFANSEIAEKLDLSPKTIATYRARLSEKLGLRTTADFVKFASDTGTF; the protein is encoded by the coding sequence ATGAGCAAACTCCGCGTCATGTTGGTGGACGACCACACGGTCTTACGGGCTGGCCTTCGCCTCATAATCAATTCCCAGGCTGATATGGAAGTAGTGGCTGAAGCGAACAATTGTAGTGATGCGGTGACGCAAGCGGTGGCCCATCAACCCGATGTCATGATCCTGGATGTAACCTTGCCTGGCGGAGCCAGTCTTCCGATCATCGGTGAAATCATGGAACGGGGAGTCAGAACCTATGTATTGATGTTGACCATGCACGATGATGCAGCCTACGTGCGCGCAGCCCTCGCTGCAGGAGCCACGAGCTATGTCGTGAAGACAATTCGTGAACAAGATCTCCTGCAAGCGATTCGCGACACAAGTCGTGGACGCATGGTCGTCGACTTGGATGACGAAGAACTCAATGCAAGTGTTTTCCGGTCATTGTTGCAGCCCGGAACGCGGCGTGGTTACGCTACTCGATTAAGCGCGCGGGAGAGCGAGGTTCTAAGGCTTTTGGGTCAGGGCTTCGCAAACTCGGAAATTGCAGAGAAGTTGGACCTCAGCCCAAAGACCATCGCAACCTATCGCGCGAGACTAAGCGAGAAACTTGGCCTCAGAACGACTGCGGATTTTGTCAAGTTTGCATCTGATACTGGAACCTTTTAA
- a CDS encoding type I restriction endonuclease subunit R, whose translation MSTDYSENALVEQPAIALFDELGWPSANCFYEKVGPANSAGGNSTLGRETTGDVILWPRLRAAIKKLNPGIANDAVQLAMDELAKDRSAMSLAHANREVYKLLKDGVRVSFQNDDGEEADETVRVIDWNDPDNNDYFLASQFWVSGNIYKRRADLVGFVNGLPLLFIELKKSHGKLEHAYKHNLKDYKATIPQLFWFNSLIILSNGSQAKVGSVTAGWEHFSDWKRINSEGEQGIISLETVIRGTCEQSRFLDLTENFTVFDESKGGLVKVTAKNHQYLGVNNSVDALQKIKQNQGRLGVFWHTQGSGKSFSMVFFSQKVLRKIPGNWTFLVVTDRDDLDNQIYKNFRNTAAATEECQADSGAHLKQLLSEDHRFIFTLIQKFGTKRGEKYPKLSDRSDIIVMTDEAHRSQYDTLALNMRNALPKAAFIGFTGTPLMAGEEKTKEVFGDYVSIYNFRQSIEDGATVPLFYENRIPELQLANENFKEDLEALIEQAELDDEQEKKLEREFAREYHLITRDDRLEKVAEDLVAHFMGRSVSDSGGAGKGMVICIDKLTAVKMYEKVRKHWGAYLADLKADLAAMKSRLLGGAVTNAELDLPALAAEGIDTTGLAEYQQLRKRISYMETTDMAVVVSGQQNEVDYFKEKGFDITRHRERMVKEDLETKFKNADDPFRLVFVCAMWLTGFDAPSVSTIYLDKPMKNHTLMQTIARANRVFGEKNNGLIVDYVGVFRDLQKALAIYGSSSGGGVKEGECPIQKKEELVAALIEAIAEATAFCTERGVNLTPILQAAGFQRVAFLDDAATHLVDKQVVAAVDDSVEKIILNDELKKKYISLSGQVVRLYKAILPDPKANEFAPVKTCLAVLAEKIRSFTEEASIDDLMEKVGGLLDESIATVGYVIHATEESSLIDLSQIDFEALKAHFAKGRKHTEAEKLKSAVSKKLTAMVQLNKTRTDLLEKFKKLIEEYNKGLDVDTFFAKLLSFTQELSEEEKRGVSEQLTEEELAVFDILMKPEIEMTAADKKQVKSVARKLLQTLKEAKLVLDWRKKLRTRADVFSTVKTVLDDLPRIFTPELYQQKCDTVYQHVYDSYPGEGQSIYESA comes from the coding sequence ATGAGCACGGACTATTCCGAGAACGCCTTGGTGGAACAACCGGCGATTGCCCTCTTTGACGAGTTGGGCTGGCCGTCCGCCAATTGCTTCTACGAAAAAGTCGGCCCGGCCAATTCAGCAGGCGGGAATTCCACCTTGGGCCGGGAAACCACGGGCGACGTTATCCTCTGGCCCCGGCTGAGGGCGGCAATCAAGAAGCTCAACCCCGGTATTGCCAACGATGCCGTGCAACTTGCGATGGACGAACTGGCGAAGGATCGCAGTGCCATGAGCCTCGCCCATGCCAACCGGGAAGTTTACAAATTACTCAAGGATGGCGTGAGAGTAAGTTTTCAAAATGACGACGGCGAAGAAGCCGATGAGACGGTGCGGGTGATCGACTGGAACGACCCCGACAACAACGATTACTTCCTTGCTTCGCAATTCTGGGTATCCGGCAACATCTACAAACGCCGGGCCGATCTGGTCGGCTTCGTCAACGGCCTGCCGCTCTTGTTCATCGAATTGAAAAAATCCCACGGCAAGCTGGAACACGCCTACAAACACAACCTCAAGGATTACAAGGCGACGATCCCGCAACTGTTCTGGTTCAACTCGCTCATTATTTTGTCGAACGGCAGCCAAGCCAAGGTCGGCAGCGTCACGGCGGGCTGGGAGCATTTTTCCGATTGGAAGCGGATCAACAGCGAAGGCGAGCAAGGCATCATATCGCTGGAAACGGTGATCCGGGGGACGTGCGAGCAATCCCGTTTTTTGGACCTGACCGAAAACTTTACCGTGTTCGATGAGTCCAAGGGCGGGCTGGTGAAGGTGACGGCGAAGAATCACCAATATCTGGGAGTCAACAACTCCGTCGATGCCCTGCAAAAGATAAAACAAAATCAGGGGCGGCTGGGTGTGTTCTGGCACACTCAAGGGAGCGGCAAATCGTTTTCGATGGTCTTCTTTTCGCAAAAGGTGTTGCGAAAGATTCCCGGCAACTGGACCTTCCTTGTCGTCACCGACCGGGACGACCTCGATAACCAGATTTACAAAAACTTCCGCAATACCGCCGCCGCTACGGAAGAGTGCCAAGCCGACAGCGGGGCGCATCTCAAGCAACTGTTGTCCGAAGACCACCGCTTCATCTTCACGCTCATTCAGAAATTCGGAACGAAGCGGGGCGAGAAGTACCCGAAGCTCTCCGACCGCAGCGACATTATCGTGATGACCGATGAGGCCCATCGTTCACAATATGACACGCTGGCCCTCAACATGCGGAATGCCTTGCCCAAGGCGGCATTCATCGGTTTCACGGGTACGCCGTTGATGGCGGGGGAAGAAAAGACCAAGGAAGTCTTCGGGGATTACGTTTCGATTTACAACTTCCGCCAGTCCATCGAAGACGGGGCCACGGTCCCCCTCTTTTACGAAAACCGTATCCCCGAACTGCAACTGGCCAACGAGAACTTCAAGGAAGATTTGGAAGCCCTGATCGAACAGGCCGAGTTGGATGATGAGCAGGAAAAAAAGCTAGAGCGGGAGTTCGCCCGTGAGTACCACCTGATTACCCGTGACGACCGCCTTGAGAAAGTGGCGGAAGATTTGGTTGCTCACTTCATGGGCCGGTCTGTGTCTGATTCTGGGGGGGCAGGCAAGGGGATGGTCATTTGCATCGACAAATTGACGGCCGTGAAGATGTACGAAAAGGTAAGGAAGCATTGGGGGGCTTATCTGGCTGACCTGAAAGCTGATCTAGCTGCTATGAAATCGAGGTTGCTTGGTGGCGCGGTGACCAATGCGGAACTCGACTTGCCTGCTCTGGCTGCCGAAGGCATCGATACAACAGGTTTAGCAGAGTATCAGCAGCTCAGGAAGAGGATCAGTTACATGGAAACCACCGATATGGCGGTGGTGGTGTCCGGGCAGCAGAACGAAGTCGATTATTTCAAGGAAAAGGGCTTCGATATTACCCGGCACCGGGAACGGATGGTCAAAGAAGACCTAGAAACCAAGTTCAAAAACGCCGACGATCCTTTCCGGCTGGTGTTCGTGTGTGCCATGTGGTTGACCGGGTTCGATGCCCCCAGTGTTTCCACGATCTACCTTGATAAACCGATGAAGAACCACACGCTCATGCAGACCATTGCACGGGCGAACCGGGTCTTCGGGGAAAAGAACAACGGGCTGATTGTCGATTACGTCGGCGTGTTCCGTGACTTGCAAAAAGCGTTGGCCATCTACGGTTCATCGTCGGGCGGCGGGGTGAAAGAGGGTGAATGCCCGATCCAGAAGAAAGAGGAACTGGTCGCCGCCCTGATCGAAGCGATTGCCGAGGCGACGGCGTTTTGCACGGAGCGGGGCGTCAACCTTACTCCCATTTTGCAGGCGGCGGGTTTTCAGCGGGTCGCCTTCCTTGACGATGCCGCTACCCACTTGGTCGATAAGCAGGTTGTCGCCGCCGTCGATGATTCGGTGGAAAAGATCATCCTGAACGACGAATTGAAAAAGAAATATATTTCGCTCTCTGGTCAGGTCGTTCGGCTGTACAAGGCCATACTGCCCGATCCCAAGGCCAACGAATTCGCACCCGTCAAAACCTGCCTTGCGGTGCTGGCGGAAAAAATCCGGTCGTTCACAGAGGAAGCCAGCATTGACGACCTGATGGAAAAGGTTGGCGGGCTGCTGGATGAGTCCATCGCCACGGTCGGCTATGTTATCCACGCCACGGAGGAATCATCGCTCATCGACCTGAGCCAGATTGATTTCGAGGCGCTCAAGGCCCACTTCGCCAAGGGTCGCAAGCACACCGAGGCCGAAAAGCTCAAGAGTGCCGTGAGCAAGAAACTGACGGCGATGGTGCAACTGAACAAGACCCGAACTGACCTCTTGGAAAAATTCAAAAAGTTGATCGAAGAGTACAACAAGGGGTTGGACGTTGACACCTTCTTCGCCAAGCTGCTGTCATTCACACAGGAATTGAGCGAAGAGGAAAAGCGGGGCGTATCGGAGCAACTGACCGAGGAGGAATTGGCCGTTTTCGATATTCTGATGAAGCCGGAAATCGAAATGACAGCGGCGGACAAGAAGCAAGTAAAGTCGGTCGCCCGGAAGCTGCTGCAAACTCTCAAGGAAGCCAAGCTGGTACTGGACTGGCGGAAAAAACTGCGGACCCGCGCCGATGTGTTTTCCACGGTCAAAACGGTGCTGGACGACCTGCCCCGGATTTTTACCCCGGAACTTTACCAGCAAAAATGCGATACCGTTTACCAGCACGTTTACGACAGCTACCCCGGTGAAGGGCAGAGCATCTACGAATCGGCGTGA
- a CDS encoding restriction endonuclease subunit S, translating into MTQHFTTHRLGELGTFRNGVNFTKDQKGGDGDDSFAIINVKDIFTSGRHINFAALDRVSLPDIRNRERYTVKRGDLYFVRSSVKRDGIGLVSLSTRDDDLALHCGFVIRFRVESIEVDRLFLVYQLRSGQYREMLKNLSGGSAITNISQDSLALLEVSLPPLPTQRKIAGVLSAYDDLIENNTRRIAILEEMAQAIYREWFVNFRFPGHEKVKLINSPLGKIPEGWEVVKVEDAIFVNPKVTVPKDGEKSFVSMGAVPHNTMLIDVAAVEMRTGNSGSKFQNGDTLFARITPCLENGKTAFVQFLESSPAVAFGSTEFIVLRSKTVCPEFVYLLARSDPFRDNAIKSMSGATGRQRVQEKCFDTFFFAHPDSKTLAEFAATMQSLFRQVFTLANKNRNLRTTRDLLLPKLISGQLDVEELDIETGEPLVEAEA; encoded by the coding sequence ATGACCCAGCATTTTACGACACATCGTTTGGGTGAGCTTGGCACTTTTCGTAACGGCGTGAACTTCACGAAGGACCAAAAAGGTGGCGATGGCGATGATTCGTTCGCCATTATCAACGTGAAGGATATTTTCACGAGTGGACGACACATCAACTTTGCGGCTTTAGACCGAGTATCACTGCCAGATATTCGCAATCGAGAACGATACACCGTAAAGAGGGGCGATCTTTACTTTGTCCGTTCGTCTGTAAAGCGTGATGGAATCGGCCTCGTTAGCCTATCGACAAGGGACGATGACCTCGCACTGCATTGCGGCTTCGTAATTCGATTTAGGGTTGAATCCATCGAAGTGGATCGCCTGTTTCTCGTTTACCAACTTCGTTCGGGTCAATATCGTGAAATGCTGAAAAACCTATCCGGTGGTTCGGCAATTACGAACATATCACAAGACAGCCTTGCATTGCTGGAAGTGTCGCTACCTCCGCTACCCACCCAACGCAAAATTGCCGGGGTGCTGTCGGCGTATGACGACCTGATTGAGAACAACACCCGGCGGATCGCCATTTTGGAAGAAATGGCCCAAGCGATTTACCGCGAATGGTTCGTCAACTTCCGCTTCCCCGGCCACGAAAAAGTAAAACTAATCAACTCCCCGCTGGGCAAGATTCCAGAGGGGTGGGAAGTCGTCAAAGTGGAGGATGCCATTTTTGTGAATCCGAAAGTGACGGTGCCAAAGGACGGTGAGAAATCGTTCGTTTCAATGGGAGCCGTACCTCACAATACCATGCTGATCGACGTTGCCGCCGTGGAAATGCGAACGGGTAACAGTGGCTCAAAATTCCAGAATGGCGATACCCTCTTCGCCCGTATTACACCCTGCCTTGAGAACGGCAAGACCGCCTTTGTCCAGTTTTTAGAATCATCACCCGCCGTTGCCTTTGGCTCGACCGAGTTCATCGTATTGCGGTCGAAGACAGTATGTCCAGAATTCGTTTACTTGCTCGCCCGGTCTGATCCCTTCCGTGACAATGCTATTAAGAGCATGAGCGGGGCCACGGGGCGGCAACGGGTACAGGAGAAGTGCTTCGACACGTTTTTCTTTGCACACCCGGACAGCAAAACGCTTGCTGAGTTTGCGGCAACGATGCAGTCGCTGTTTCGACAGGTGTTCACGCTTGCCAATAAGAATCGCAACTTGCGAACAACCCGTGACCTGCTGTTGCCCAAGCTGATTAGCGGGCAACTGGACGTGGAAGAACTCGACATAGAAACCGGGGAACCGCTGGTGGAGGCCGAAGCATGA
- a CDS encoding SAM-dependent DNA methyltransferase — translation MANNHTEIEKRLWASADELRANSKLKSSEYSVPVLGLIFLRYADHRFTQAERELAAQFAKKNGGTGRRGIGKEDYQAKGVMFLPPKARFSHLLALPEGENIGKAINEAMKAVEAENEELKGVLPKSYTKIENSTLVALLKTFSQLAVDAEGDTFGKIYEYFLGNFARAEGQKGGEFFTPTSLVKLIVQIIEPYHGRIFDPACGSGGMFVQSADFIKAHKHNPSVEISVYGQERVDETRQLCLMNLAVHALSGDIRQGNTYYEDLHESVGKFDFVMANPPFNVDKVDKEKIKDDPRFPLGMPKADNANYLWIELFYSALNAKGRAGFVMANSAADARQSEMEIRKKLLQAHAVDVMIAIGPNFFYTVTLPCTLWFLDKGKAKTDRKDKVLFIDARHIFRQVDRAHRTFSPKQIEFIANIVRLYRGESPEFIAGDDEDFPGEEPDLKATFPKLKYADIAGLCKVATLKEIESQGYSLNPGRYVGVADKGDDDFDFAERLEELNEELEVLNSEARELEERIADNVAKLLEAAT, via the coding sequence ATGGCCAACAACCATACCGAAATTGAAAAACGCCTCTGGGCGTCCGCCGACGAGCTACGGGCGAACAGCAAGCTCAAGTCGTCGGAATACTCCGTGCCCGTGCTGGGGTTGATCTTCCTCCGCTACGCCGACCACCGCTTCACGCAGGCCGAAAGGGAACTGGCGGCCCAATTTGCCAAGAAAAACGGCGGGACCGGGCGGCGGGGCATTGGCAAGGAAGATTATCAGGCCAAGGGCGTCATGTTCCTGCCGCCGAAGGCCCGCTTCTCCCATCTGCTTGCCCTGCCGGAAGGGGAGAACATCGGCAAGGCCATCAACGAAGCGATGAAGGCCGTGGAGGCGGAGAACGAAGAACTCAAGGGTGTGCTGCCCAAGAGCTACACCAAGATTGAAAATTCCACGCTGGTCGCCCTGCTCAAGACGTTCTCCCAACTGGCGGTCGATGCCGAGGGGGACACCTTCGGCAAAATATACGAGTATTTTCTGGGCAACTTCGCCCGTGCCGAAGGGCAAAAGGGCGGGGAGTTTTTTACTCCCACTTCGCTGGTCAAGTTGATTGTGCAAATCATCGAACCGTACCACGGGCGCATCTTCGATCCCGCCTGCGGTTCGGGCGGTATGTTCGTCCAGTCCGCCGATTTCATCAAAGCCCACAAGCACAACCCCAGCGTCGAAATCTCCGTGTATGGGCAAGAGCGGGTCGATGAAACCCGGCAACTCTGCCTGATGAACCTTGCCGTTCACGCCCTCTCTGGCGACATTCGGCAGGGGAACACCTACTACGAAGATTTGCACGAATCGGTCGGCAAGTTCGACTTCGTGATGGCCAATCCGCCGTTCAACGTGGATAAGGTTGATAAAGAAAAAATCAAAGACGATCCCCGCTTTCCGCTGGGAATGCCCAAGGCCGACAACGCCAACTACCTGTGGATCGAATTGTTTTATTCCGCCTTGAATGCGAAGGGCCGGGCGGGCTTCGTGATGGCCAACAGCGCCGCCGATGCCCGGCAATCGGAAATGGAGATTCGCAAAAAGCTGCTGCAAGCCCACGCCGTCGATGTGATGATCGCCATCGGCCCCAACTTTTTTTATACCGTCACGCTCCCCTGCACCCTCTGGTTTTTGGACAAGGGCAAAGCCAAGACCGACCGCAAGGACAAAGTTTTATTTATTGACGCCCGGCATATCTTCCGGCAGGTGGATCGTGCCCACCGCACGTTCAGCCCCAAGCAGATTGAGTTCATCGCCAATATCGTCCGCCTGTACCGGGGCGAATCGCCCGAATTCATCGCTGGCGATGATGAAGATTTCCCCGGCGAAGAACCCGATCTGAAAGCGACGTTTCCCAAGCTCAAGTACGCCGATATTGCCGGGCTGTGCAAGGTCGCCACGCTCAAGGAAATCGAATCCCAAGGTTATAGTCTCAACCCCGGTCGCTACGTCGGCGTGGCGGACAAGGGGGACGATGATTTTGATTTTGCCGAGCGGCTGGAAGAACTCAACGAAGAATTGGAAGTTCTCAACAGCGAAGCCCGTGAGCTTGAGGAACGCATTGCGGACAATGTTGCCAAGCTGTTGGAGGCGGCAACATGA
- a CDS encoding DMT family transporter — MKFSDAIRMLTLAAIWGASFPLMRQSVGEFGTTPIAAIRVVGGCCFLCPVLMLIRAGDLRQICQSWRPIAGVGLFNSALPFLFYSYASSTISAGLASVFNATTPLWGAMIARLWLGDRLRRSQLAGLILGFAGVVYLAWDSASLKEGSHLYQIMWAISACLGATFCYGLAGNLTKVYLVGVAPLATATGSLFLASLLLVPPALVTWPAVQPSMASWQSVLMLAVGCTGIAYVIFYRLLASSGPTNAMAVAYLIPLFANLWGWLFLGESPKQAIVIGCSLILLGTSLTTGILKFGKPLNFARASTASHRPLDQSSSANNKFGND; from the coding sequence ATGAAGTTTTCAGACGCTATTAGAATGCTGACACTGGCCGCAATTTGGGGAGCCTCGTTTCCTCTGATGCGTCAAAGCGTTGGTGAGTTTGGCACGACGCCGATTGCAGCCATTCGCGTGGTCGGTGGCTGCTGCTTTCTGTGTCCAGTGTTGATGTTGATTCGCGCCGGGGATCTCAGACAGATCTGCCAGTCGTGGCGGCCGATTGCCGGCGTTGGATTGTTTAATTCTGCCTTGCCGTTTTTGTTTTACAGTTACGCTTCATCGACAATTTCTGCCGGCCTAGCATCGGTGTTCAATGCAACCACGCCGTTGTGGGGAGCGATGATTGCGCGGCTGTGGTTGGGTGATCGCTTGCGCCGGTCGCAACTGGCTGGACTGATACTGGGGTTCGCCGGCGTTGTCTATCTGGCCTGGGACAGCGCCAGCCTCAAGGAAGGTAGCCACCTGTATCAGATCATGTGGGCCATCAGCGCCTGTTTGGGCGCCACATTTTGTTACGGCCTGGCCGGAAATTTGACCAAAGTGTACCTGGTAGGCGTTGCGCCGCTGGCCACCGCCACCGGCAGTCTATTCTTGGCTAGCCTGCTGCTCGTGCCCCCCGCGCTTGTGACTTGGCCCGCCGTCCAGCCCAGCATGGCGAGCTGGCAGAGCGTGCTGATGTTGGCGGTGGGCTGCACAGGCATCGCCTATGTGATTTTCTATCGACTGCTGGCCAGCAGCGGGCCAACCAACGCTATGGCCGTTGCCTATCTGATTCCACTGTTCGCCAATCTTTGGGGATGGCTGTTTCTGGGCGAGTCGCCCAAGCAGGCCATCGTGATTGGCTGCAGTCTGATCCTGTTAGGAACCAGCCTGACAACAGGCATCCTCAAGTTTGGCAAGCCACTTAATTTTGCCCGCGCGTCGACAGCCAGTCACCGACCATTGGATCAATCTTCATCGGCCAACAACAAATTCGGTAATGATTGA
- a CDS encoding aldehyde dehydrogenase family protein translates to MATAIETVPTPRVRHTECFIDGKWLSSASGKTFATINPATEEVIAEVAEGDQEDVDLAVDAARRAFESGPWARMNARERGKLLYRLADLIEEEIDELAALESLDNGKPITDARNADLPLVIDCLRYYAGYADKIHGYTIPVNGNYFTYTRKEPVGVAGQIIPWNFPMLMVAWKWGPALAAGCTIVMKPAEQTPLTCLRMAQLAQEAGIPDGVINVVPGYGPTAGGALVKHPGVDKIAFTGEHRTAQIIMREAADSLKRLTFELGGKSPNVITADADLDAAAIGTDIGLFFNQGQCCCAGSRVFVEESVHDEFVAKLKNLAAQRKLGAPLAKDTRQGPQVDQAQFDKIMSYIAKGKSEGAECVTGGKRFGNRGYYVEPTIFQGVSDQMSIAQEEIFGPVMSVLKFRDWEDLIARANRTFFGLAAAIWTSNVSKAHDFAKRVRAGTVWVNCYDVFDAAAPFGGFKMSGQGRELGEDGLRAYTETKTVTINLG, encoded by the coding sequence ATGGCTACTGCGATTGAAACCGTCCCAACCCCGCGTGTGCGACACACGGAGTGTTTTATTGATGGCAAGTGGTTGTCATCGGCCAGTGGCAAGACCTTTGCCACAATCAATCCAGCTACCGAGGAAGTGATTGCCGAAGTTGCGGAGGGGGACCAGGAAGATGTCGACCTGGCGGTCGACGCGGCTCGGCGAGCCTTCGAGTCCGGCCCCTGGGCGCGGATGAATGCGCGCGAGCGCGGCAAGCTGCTGTACCGCCTGGCCGATTTGATCGAAGAGGAGATCGATGAGTTGGCGGCGCTTGAAAGCCTGGACAACGGCAAGCCGATCACTGATGCCCGTAACGCCGACTTGCCGCTGGTGATCGACTGCTTGCGATACTACGCGGGCTATGCTGACAAGATTCATGGCTACACCATTCCCGTCAATGGGAATTACTTCACCTACACTCGCAAAGAGCCGGTAGGCGTCGCAGGTCAAATCATACCGTGGAATTTTCCAATGCTGATGGTCGCTTGGAAGTGGGGACCAGCGCTGGCGGCTGGTTGCACGATCGTCATGAAGCCCGCCGAGCAGACGCCGCTGACCTGTTTGCGCATGGCACAGCTTGCTCAAGAAGCCGGGATCCCCGATGGCGTGATCAATGTGGTCCCGGGCTACGGACCAACTGCCGGTGGAGCGTTGGTCAAGCACCCTGGCGTGGACAAAATCGCGTTTACTGGAGAACATCGAACAGCACAGATCATCATGCGCGAAGCGGCTGATTCGCTGAAGCGGCTGACGTTTGAGCTGGGCGGCAAGAGCCCGAACGTCATTACCGCCGATGCCGATCTGGATGCAGCAGCCATTGGTACGGACATTGGCTTGTTCTTCAATCAAGGACAATGTTGCTGTGCCGGTAGCCGTGTATTCGTCGAAGAGAGCGTTCACGATGAGTTTGTCGCCAAACTGAAGAACTTGGCTGCTCAACGCAAACTCGGGGCTCCGCTGGCCAAGGATACGCGCCAAGGCCCGCAGGTAGACCAGGCGCAGTTCGACAAAATCATGTCCTACATCGCCAAAGGCAAGAGCGAGGGCGCTGAGTGTGTGACCGGCGGCAAGCGATTTGGCAATCGTGGCTACTACGTTGAGCCCACAATTTTCCAAGGCGTTTCCGACCAGATGTCGATCGCGCAGGAAGAGATTTTTGGACCAGTGATGAGTGTCCTGAAATTCCGCGATTGGGAAGATTTGATTGCTCGCGCCAATCGGACCTTCTTTGGCTTGGCCGCTGCCATCTGGACCAGCAACGTCAGCAAGGCACACGATTTTGCCAAACGCGTTCGCGCCGGGACCGTGTGGGTTAACTGCTACGATGTGTTTGACGCTGCCGCCCCGTTTGGCGGTTTCAAGATGTCCGGACAAGGTCGCGAGTTGGGCGAAGACGGCTTGCGAGCCTACACCGAAACCAAGACGGTAACCATCAATTTGGGCTAG